The following proteins are encoded in a genomic region of Cataglyphis hispanica isolate Lineage 1 chromosome 1, ULB_Chis1_1.0, whole genome shotgun sequence:
- the LOC126851652 gene encoding PHD finger protein 20 isoform X1 — protein sequence MKRRRIPRSRAVGRVSSAVTATAAAAATAGAMGMARKCCVRSCEADVREARAKGLPLHKFPKDVALRDRWLASGGFDESFKPTPGQVVCHRHFKRADYDHAARGGHKFLLKRGSVPTVFADYDNHPDPVIMSVKSSTSYAQEDLDLINSEILNLEHSASPLLSEARTPKSDSCGETCYSRPESSTDSLNLPDGSEVMENDCKMENLKEEIVTLVKDKLVENSDSKVNTVAMQLGIVEAGTTIKADGKDLIIKEELKNIKLPNDKEFGKSEELKPKILNRDGTKFYPGAKLEAKDFNEKWYSAKVVETDWDEREVLIHFDKWSSRFDEWIPMDSSRLRILQTPPHEQTWIPPSPEAKMREFSVGERILATWADGRKYPAKVNAVLTNDRYDVLFDDGYAKIVKSSKMTKIAESPTKQLSELEGYIGSKQERRDKKRKHTVMELFNTHSRKRTKNDAEKTLKREETIVKEIGESSTDNKVELDGTLFGACYDPGTDLLRGFETNPSKIKSYSKKNKKEMPKNDTDHEEDVGPEWIDGEPQGKESYIVDGNDGPRRSIIVPDRRLPSGWEKHFTQRKAGTSAGKWDVLFIHKQTGKKFRSRNDIRVFMENQGQYDFNPENFDFCIHRRKRNHAPRLKQEATPEKKIKTLLPKTKTLSTPENTLLQVPNTVSTPPSISTPVTSTDGAVFIGLRGGLRVEMEDSAYKCPKEGCNKNFRKENLLQMHIKHYHPEYSKFLGSTPKVEDLAYARTIGESIDDIIPKKSTTFLDKINKFAKKKSLPEKSSTLLQSTLNTMQPSSPSIPGLVVPELEEEMDQTEKCNDLQKKDMKIETMSSISNHSMEIDDDIEKKRENSCALSPGTLFDMKVKEEKAQGGIKTLLPVRPSTTSEVQKVDRAKSLDEITHVERTKGQKKRQISEHSVDSLTKGKKRHGTSDLTDSFGDLDDSAMDAEGPAALMYRYSRRKSDSKSDENSQNSQLNDSRIEKGDPLKGDIIKTDINNDTEESEGVMMMINGEMVKVEQLRREEIINCTCGYMEEDGLMIQCDLCLCWQHGHCNAIEREKDVPEKYICYICQHPYRQRPSKKYFHDQDWIKEGKLPSLPNRTRNQHMINQRTAMLKRSYDLVAALLQIQQLLHSLRVKINVAQKKDHPKLYLWAKNWEKMEIPKIDIEPVPIMEIVKAGPSFIDVSSEIPRRIEIKTDVKLSIKDDQDEKSIASDSELMKILEEDSTHSDESRIINKREGFMNSKDSHILLDALTSSNSDIKEKNIISDIKTENTDFLVDKTVNDNSTSENLSLNSGPLIDNIQQESSIADVENEVSALPQPFIPEPEAPIDPTECQMRLLEHIEHFQSHLDSRLTSIEAQICALEAMDPDELALDPHVQPRTKQTVQMLLRDLSTVRKLAALC from the exons ATGAAGCGGCGGCGTATACCGCGCTCGCGTGCCGTGGGGAGGGTATCGTCCGCCGTAACCGCGACGGCGGCAGCGGCAGCGACGGCGGGGGCAATGGGAATGGCGCGCAAATGTTGCGTGCGTAGCTGCGAGGCGGACGTGCGGGAGGCGCGCGCCAAAGGACTACCGCTACACAAGTTTCCCAAGGACGTCGCGTTGAGGGACAGGTGGTTGGCAAGCGGCGGATTCGATGAGAGTTTCAAGCCGACGCCGGGCCAGGTCGTCTGCCATAGGCATTTCAAACGTGCCGACTACGACCACGCCGCACGGGGCGGTCACAAGTTCCTGCTCAAGAGGGGCAGCGTGCCCACGGTCTTCGCCGATTATGACAATCATCCCG atcCAGTGATTATGTCAGTAAAATCTTCTACATCTTATGCGCAAGAAGACTTGGATCTGATTAACTCAGAAATACTTAATTTAGAGCATTCTGCCTCACCATTATTGTCAGAAGCAAGAACACCTAAATCCGATAGTTGTGGCGAGACATGTTATTCCAGACCTGAATCATCCACAGACTCTTTAAATCTCCCTGATGGTTCAGAAGTAATGGAAAACGATTGCAAAATGGAAAACTTAAAGGAAGAAATTGTGACTTTAGTGAAAGATAAGTTAGTTGAAAATTCGGACAGTAAAGTAAATACAGTAGCAATGCAGCTTGGCATTGTTGAGGCAGGAACAACAATAAAGGCTGATGGTAaagatctaataataaaagaagaattgaaaaacataaaattaccCAATGACAAGGAGTTTGGTAAATCAGAAGAATTAAAACCAAAGATTTTAAATCGTGATGGCACAAAGTTTTATCCTGGTGCTAAATTGGAAGCAAAAGACTTTAATGAAAAGTG GTATTCTGCAAAAGTGGTAGAAACAGATTGGGATGAGAGAGAAGTTTTGATACATTTTGACAAATGGAGTTCAAGATTTGACGAATGGATACCAATGGATAGCTCCAGACTTCGTATATTGCAAACTCCACCACA CGAACAAACTTGGATCCCGCCGTCTCC GGAGGCAAAGATGCGAGAGTTTTCAGTGGGCGAAAGGATACTCGCTACGTGGGCAGACGGTAGAAAATATCCGGCCAAAGTTAATGCGGTCTTGACAAACG aCAGATACGATGTATTATTTGATGATGGATATGCAAAAATCGTCAAGTCGTCGAAAATGACCAAGATTGCCGAAAGTCCGACCAAG CAATTAAGTGAATTGGAAGGGTACATAGGCAGCAAACAAGAAAGAAGGGATAAGAAACGGAAACATACAGTTATGGAGTTGTTTAACACTCACTCGAGAAAACGTACGAAAAATGATGCtgaaaaaacattaaagagGGAAGAGACAATTGTCAAAGAAATTGGGGAAAGTTCTACAGACAACAAGGTCGAGTTAGATGGTACCTTATTTGGTGCCTGTTATGATCCAGGTACAGATTTATTAAGAGGCTTTGAAACTAATCcctcaaaaattaaatcatattcgaagaaaaataaaaaggaaatgcCTAAAAATGATACGGATCACGAAGAAGATGTTGGTCCTGAATGGATTGATGGAGAACCACAAGGAAAAGAATCCTATATTGTAGATGGCAATGATG gacCACGTCGCTCTATAATAGTACCAGATAGAAGATTACCTTCTGGTTGGGAAAAACACTTTACACAAAGAAAAGCTGGTACATCTGCTGGAAAATGGGATGTTTTATTCATAca TAAGCAGACTGGAAAGAAATTCAGATCAAGAAATGATATCAGAGTATTCATGGAGAATCAAGgtcaatatgattttaatccTGAAAACTTTGACTTTTGTATACATCGTAGAAAACGAAATCATGCACCTCGTTTGAAACAAGAAGCTACaccagaaaaaaagataaaaactttattgccCAAAACGAAAACATTGTCCACACCTGAGAATACATTACTGCAAGTGCCAAATACTGTCAGTACACCGCCTAGTATCTCAACGCCTGTCACATCTACGGATGGTG CCGTTTTCATTGGACTTCGTGGTGGACTCCGTGTAGAAATGGAGGATAGTGCTTATAAATGTCCTAAGGAaggatgcaataaaaattttcgaaaagaaaatttgctgCAAATGCACATCAAGCATTATCATCCTGAATATTCCAAGTTTTTGGGTTCGACCCCAAAGGTTGAAGATTTGGCTTATGCAAGGACAATTGGGGAATCCATAGACGATATTATTCCAAAGAAGTCGACGACATTCTTagacaaaataaacaaatttgctAAGAAAAAATCTCTTCCCGAAAAATCATCTACATTATTACAATCAACATTGAACACTATGCAACCGTCCTCTCCTTCAATACCTGGTTTAGTTGTGCCGGAATTAGAAGAAGAAATGGATCAAACGGAGAAATGCAATGATTTGCAGAAGAAGGAtatgaaaattgaaacaatGTCTTCAATATCTAATCACAGTATGGAGATAGATGACGATatcgagaagaaaagagaaaatagttGTGCATTGTCTCCTGGGACATTATTTGACATGAAggtaaaagaagagaaagcgCAAGGTggaattaaaacattattaccTGTAAGACCATCCACAACATCAGAGGTACAAAAAGTCGATAGAGCAAAATCTTTGGATGAAATAACGCACGTTGAACGTACGAAGGGCCAAAAGAAGAGACAAATCTCCGAACATAGTGTAGATTCACTGACTAAAGGAAAGAAACGACATG GTACATCAGACCTTACTGACAGTTTTGGTGATCTAGATGATAGTGCTATGGATGCAGAAGGACCGGCAGCACTTATGTACAGATATAGCCGTAGAAAATCTGATTCAAAGAGTGATGAGAACAGTCAGAATA GTCAACTAAATGATTCTCGCATTGAAAAAGGCGATCCCTTAAAAGGGGATATAATCAAaacagatattaataatgatacagAAG AAAGCGAAGgggtgatgatgatgatcaaTGGAGAAATGGTAAAGGTGGAACAACTTCGAAGAgaagagataataaattgtacatgTGGTTATATGGAAGAAGATGGTCTAATGATACAGTGTGATCTTTGTCTTTGCTGGCAACATGGTCATTGCAATGCGATTGAAAGGGAAAAGGATGTTCCTGAAAagtacatatgttatatatgccAACATCCGTATCGGCAACGGCCATCTAAGAAGTACTTTCATGATCAGGATTGGATTAAAGAAGGAAAATTACCaag TTTGCCTAATCGAACCCGAAATCAACACATGATAAATCAGAGGACTGCAATGTTGAAACGTTCTTATGACTTGGTTGCTGCACTTTTGCAAATACAACAACTCCTTCATAGCTTgcgtgtaaaaattaatgtggCTCA aaaaaaagatcatcCCAAATTATATCTTTGGGCCAAGAATTgggaaaaaatggaaataccaaaaatagatatagaaCCAGTACCAATAATGGAAATAGTGAAAGCAGGACCGAGTTTTATTGATGTGAGTTCGGAAATTCCTCGacgtattgaaataaaaacggATGTTAAATTGTCTATAAAGGATGATCAAGATGAAAAATCAATCGCTTCGGATTcggaattaatgaaaatattggaaGAGGATAGCACGCATTCTGATGAATCTAGGATTATCAATAAAAGGGAAGGCTTCATGAACTCGAAGGATAGTCACATACTTTTGGACGCATTAACGAGCAGTAATTCAgacataaaggaaaaaaacattatatcagACATTAAAACAGAGAACACAG attttctaGTTGATAAAACTGTGAATGATAATTCTACGTCTGAGAATCTTTCTCTCAATTCGGGACCGCTTATTGATAATATCCAACAAGAATCGAGTATAGCCGACGTTGAAAACGAAGTTTCTGCTCTCCCGCAACCTTTTATACCAGAGCCCGAAGCGCCGATTGATCCAACCGAATGCCAAATGAGATTGTTGGAACATATTGAACATTTTCAATCCCATCTTGATTCGAGATTAACGTCTATAGAAGCGCAAATTTGtg cTCTAGAGGCAATGGATCCAGATGAACTTGCATTGGATCCACATGTTCAGCCTCGTACTAAGCAAACTGTGCAGATGCTCCTTCGTGATTTGAGTACAGTCCGGAAGCTGGCAGCATTATGTTGA
- the LOC126851652 gene encoding PHD finger protein 20-like protein 1 isoform X4: MTLTMLAPLDRVAATTATFRCSMLPYRLVDQCRACSRNVRFRYVNAAGGARQSECVRVVKTNDPVIMSVKSSTSYAQEDLDLINSEILNLEHSASPLLSEARTPKSDSCGETCYSRPESSTDSLNLPDGSEVMENDCKMENLKEEIVTLVKDKLVENSDSKVNTVAMQLGIVEAGTTIKADGKDLIIKEELKNIKLPNDKEFGKSEELKPKILNRDGTKFYPGAKLEAKDFNEKWYSAKVVETDWDEREVLIHFDKWSSRFDEWIPMDSSRLRILQTPPHEQTWIPPSPEAKMREFSVGERILATWADGRKYPAKVNAVLTNDRYDVLFDDGYAKIVKSSKMTKIAESPTKQLSELEGYIGSKQERRDKKRKHTVMELFNTHSRKRTKNDAEKTLKREETIVKEIGESSTDNKVELDGTLFGACYDPGTDLLRGFETNPSKIKSYSKKNKKEMPKNDTDHEEDVGPEWIDGEPQGKESYIVDGNDGPRRSIIVPDRRLPSGWEKHFTQRKAGTSAGKWDVLFIHKQTGKKFRSRNDIRVFMENQGQYDFNPENFDFCIHRRKRNHAPRLKQEATPEKKIKTLLPKTKTLSTPENTLLQVPNTVSTPPSISTPVTSTDGAVFIGLRGGLRVEMEDSAYKCPKEGCNKNFRKENLLQMHIKHYHPEYSKFLGSTPKVEDLAYARTIGESIDDIIPKKSTTFLDKINKFAKKKSLPEKSSTLLQSTLNTMQPSSPSIPGLVVPELEEEMDQTEKCNDLQKKDMKIETMSSISNHSMEIDDDIEKKRENSCALSPGTLFDMKVKEEKAQGGIKTLLPVRPSTTSEVQKVDRAKSLDEITHVERTKGQKKRQISEHSVDSLTKGKKRHGTSDLTDSFGDLDDSAMDAEGPAALMYRYSRRKSDSKSDENSQNSQLNDSRIEKGDPLKGDIIKTDINNDTEESEGVMMMINGEMVKVEQLRREEIINCTCGYMEEDGLMIQCDLCLCWQHGHCNAIEREKDVPEKYICYICQHPYRQRPSKKYFHDQDWIKEGKLPSLPNRTRNQHMINQRTAMLKRSYDLVAALLQIQQLLHSLRVKINVAQKKDHPKLYLWAKNWEKMEIPKIDIEPVPIMEIVKAGPSFIDVSSEIPRRIEIKTDVKLSIKDDQDEKSIASDSELMKILEEDSTHSDESRIINKREGFMNSKDSHILLDALTSSNSDIKEKNIISDIKTENTDFLVDKTVNDNSTSENLSLNSGPLIDNIQQESSIADVENEVSALPQPFIPEPEAPIDPTECQMRLLEHIEHFQSHLDSRLTSIEAQICALEAMDPDELALDPHVQPRTKQTVQMLLRDLSTVRKLAALC, translated from the exons ATGACACTGACGATGCTAGCGCCATTAGATCGAGTTgcggcgacgacggcgacATTCCGGTGCTCGATGCTGCCGTATCGATTGGTTGATCAGTGTCGCGCGTGTAGCCGTAACGTTCGGTTCCGGTACGTCAATGCGGCAGGTGGAGCGAGACAGAGCGAGTGTGTACGAGTCGTAAAGACGAACG atcCAGTGATTATGTCAGTAAAATCTTCTACATCTTATGCGCAAGAAGACTTGGATCTGATTAACTCAGAAATACTTAATTTAGAGCATTCTGCCTCACCATTATTGTCAGAAGCAAGAACACCTAAATCCGATAGTTGTGGCGAGACATGTTATTCCAGACCTGAATCATCCACAGACTCTTTAAATCTCCCTGATGGTTCAGAAGTAATGGAAAACGATTGCAAAATGGAAAACTTAAAGGAAGAAATTGTGACTTTAGTGAAAGATAAGTTAGTTGAAAATTCGGACAGTAAAGTAAATACAGTAGCAATGCAGCTTGGCATTGTTGAGGCAGGAACAACAATAAAGGCTGATGGTAaagatctaataataaaagaagaattgaaaaacataaaattaccCAATGACAAGGAGTTTGGTAAATCAGAAGAATTAAAACCAAAGATTTTAAATCGTGATGGCACAAAGTTTTATCCTGGTGCTAAATTGGAAGCAAAAGACTTTAATGAAAAGTG GTATTCTGCAAAAGTGGTAGAAACAGATTGGGATGAGAGAGAAGTTTTGATACATTTTGACAAATGGAGTTCAAGATTTGACGAATGGATACCAATGGATAGCTCCAGACTTCGTATATTGCAAACTCCACCACA CGAACAAACTTGGATCCCGCCGTCTCC GGAGGCAAAGATGCGAGAGTTTTCAGTGGGCGAAAGGATACTCGCTACGTGGGCAGACGGTAGAAAATATCCGGCCAAAGTTAATGCGGTCTTGACAAACG aCAGATACGATGTATTATTTGATGATGGATATGCAAAAATCGTCAAGTCGTCGAAAATGACCAAGATTGCCGAAAGTCCGACCAAG CAATTAAGTGAATTGGAAGGGTACATAGGCAGCAAACAAGAAAGAAGGGATAAGAAACGGAAACATACAGTTATGGAGTTGTTTAACACTCACTCGAGAAAACGTACGAAAAATGATGCtgaaaaaacattaaagagGGAAGAGACAATTGTCAAAGAAATTGGGGAAAGTTCTACAGACAACAAGGTCGAGTTAGATGGTACCTTATTTGGTGCCTGTTATGATCCAGGTACAGATTTATTAAGAGGCTTTGAAACTAATCcctcaaaaattaaatcatattcgaagaaaaataaaaaggaaatgcCTAAAAATGATACGGATCACGAAGAAGATGTTGGTCCTGAATGGATTGATGGAGAACCACAAGGAAAAGAATCCTATATTGTAGATGGCAATGATG gacCACGTCGCTCTATAATAGTACCAGATAGAAGATTACCTTCTGGTTGGGAAAAACACTTTACACAAAGAAAAGCTGGTACATCTGCTGGAAAATGGGATGTTTTATTCATAca TAAGCAGACTGGAAAGAAATTCAGATCAAGAAATGATATCAGAGTATTCATGGAGAATCAAGgtcaatatgattttaatccTGAAAACTTTGACTTTTGTATACATCGTAGAAAACGAAATCATGCACCTCGTTTGAAACAAGAAGCTACaccagaaaaaaagataaaaactttattgccCAAAACGAAAACATTGTCCACACCTGAGAATACATTACTGCAAGTGCCAAATACTGTCAGTACACCGCCTAGTATCTCAACGCCTGTCACATCTACGGATGGTG CCGTTTTCATTGGACTTCGTGGTGGACTCCGTGTAGAAATGGAGGATAGTGCTTATAAATGTCCTAAGGAaggatgcaataaaaattttcgaaaagaaaatttgctgCAAATGCACATCAAGCATTATCATCCTGAATATTCCAAGTTTTTGGGTTCGACCCCAAAGGTTGAAGATTTGGCTTATGCAAGGACAATTGGGGAATCCATAGACGATATTATTCCAAAGAAGTCGACGACATTCTTagacaaaataaacaaatttgctAAGAAAAAATCTCTTCCCGAAAAATCATCTACATTATTACAATCAACATTGAACACTATGCAACCGTCCTCTCCTTCAATACCTGGTTTAGTTGTGCCGGAATTAGAAGAAGAAATGGATCAAACGGAGAAATGCAATGATTTGCAGAAGAAGGAtatgaaaattgaaacaatGTCTTCAATATCTAATCACAGTATGGAGATAGATGACGATatcgagaagaaaagagaaaatagttGTGCATTGTCTCCTGGGACATTATTTGACATGAAggtaaaagaagagaaagcgCAAGGTggaattaaaacattattaccTGTAAGACCATCCACAACATCAGAGGTACAAAAAGTCGATAGAGCAAAATCTTTGGATGAAATAACGCACGTTGAACGTACGAAGGGCCAAAAGAAGAGACAAATCTCCGAACATAGTGTAGATTCACTGACTAAAGGAAAGAAACGACATG GTACATCAGACCTTACTGACAGTTTTGGTGATCTAGATGATAGTGCTATGGATGCAGAAGGACCGGCAGCACTTATGTACAGATATAGCCGTAGAAAATCTGATTCAAAGAGTGATGAGAACAGTCAGAATA GTCAACTAAATGATTCTCGCATTGAAAAAGGCGATCCCTTAAAAGGGGATATAATCAAaacagatattaataatgatacagAAG AAAGCGAAGgggtgatgatgatgatcaaTGGAGAAATGGTAAAGGTGGAACAACTTCGAAGAgaagagataataaattgtacatgTGGTTATATGGAAGAAGATGGTCTAATGATACAGTGTGATCTTTGTCTTTGCTGGCAACATGGTCATTGCAATGCGATTGAAAGGGAAAAGGATGTTCCTGAAAagtacatatgttatatatgccAACATCCGTATCGGCAACGGCCATCTAAGAAGTACTTTCATGATCAGGATTGGATTAAAGAAGGAAAATTACCaag TTTGCCTAATCGAACCCGAAATCAACACATGATAAATCAGAGGACTGCAATGTTGAAACGTTCTTATGACTTGGTTGCTGCACTTTTGCAAATACAACAACTCCTTCATAGCTTgcgtgtaaaaattaatgtggCTCA aaaaaaagatcatcCCAAATTATATCTTTGGGCCAAGAATTgggaaaaaatggaaataccaaaaatagatatagaaCCAGTACCAATAATGGAAATAGTGAAAGCAGGACCGAGTTTTATTGATGTGAGTTCGGAAATTCCTCGacgtattgaaataaaaacggATGTTAAATTGTCTATAAAGGATGATCAAGATGAAAAATCAATCGCTTCGGATTcggaattaatgaaaatattggaaGAGGATAGCACGCATTCTGATGAATCTAGGATTATCAATAAAAGGGAAGGCTTCATGAACTCGAAGGATAGTCACATACTTTTGGACGCATTAACGAGCAGTAATTCAgacataaaggaaaaaaacattatatcagACATTAAAACAGAGAACACAG attttctaGTTGATAAAACTGTGAATGATAATTCTACGTCTGAGAATCTTTCTCTCAATTCGGGACCGCTTATTGATAATATCCAACAAGAATCGAGTATAGCCGACGTTGAAAACGAAGTTTCTGCTCTCCCGCAACCTTTTATACCAGAGCCCGAAGCGCCGATTGATCCAACCGAATGCCAAATGAGATTGTTGGAACATATTGAACATTTTCAATCCCATCTTGATTCGAGATTAACGTCTATAGAAGCGCAAATTTGtg cTCTAGAGGCAATGGATCCAGATGAACTTGCATTGGATCCACATGTTCAGCCTCGTACTAAGCAAACTGTGCAGATGCTCCTTCGTGATTTGAGTACAGTCCGGAAGCTGGCAGCATTATGTTGA